One window from the genome of Candidatus Paceibacterota bacterium encodes:
- a CDS encoding peptidoglycan DD-metalloendopeptidase family protein: MIFPKLKNKKFGYLNLDLEGKKWVKENTSTFKDFEKNPLIEPAVCLKMVEEMHRKFDLDFSYGGWLEDRSFLWKDSYLEDEGLFIHLGIDISVDPGTEVAIDFDAQVVLVDDDYPEIGGWGPRVIVKNLEKGFYVIYAHLDRKILCKVGERLPKGSVFARAGKAPYNGNWWPHIHVQVIEASFYESLSKTGLMELDGYGNSLELENFVKAFRDPLCCIRLAD, encoded by the coding sequence AAAATAAAAAATTTGGTTATCTAAACCTAGATCTAGAAGGGAAAAAATGGGTCAAAGAAAATACTTCTACCTTTAAGGACTTTGAAAAAAATCCCCTGATTGAGCCTGCTGTTTGTCTCAAAATGGTAGAGGAAATGCATAGAAAATTTGATTTGGATTTTTCCTATGGTGGATGGTTAGAGGATAGGAGTTTCCTGTGGAAGGATAGTTACCTAGAGGATGAGGGGCTATTTATTCATTTAGGTATTGATATAAGTGTAGATCCAGGAACTGAAGTCGCAATAGATTTTGATGCTCAGGTAGTCCTAGTGGATGATGACTATCCAGAAATTGGAGGTTGGGGTCCAAGGGTTATCGTTAAAAATCTTGAAAAGGGATTTTATGTTATTTATGCTCACCTTGACCGCAAAATTTTATGCAAGGTAGGAGAGAGGCTACCCAAAGGAAGCGTATTTGCTAGAGCAGGCAAGGCTCCGTACAACGGAAATTGGTGGCCACACATTCATGTCCAGGTTATCGAGGCCTCTTTTTATGAAAGTCTTAGTAAAACTGGCCTCATGGAACTTGATGGATACGGAAATAGCTTGGAATTGGAAAATTTTGTCAAAGCCTTCAGAGATCCTCTTTGCTGTATCAGGCTCGCCGACTAA